CTGAGATACTGTATGTGGCTGTCCCACCACCTAGCTGGGACTGAGATACTGTATGTGGCTGTCCCACTACCTAGCTGGGACTGAGATACTGTATGTGGCTGTCTTTGGTTGGCACCAGGTCTAACGCTTTGCAATTAGGCCAAAACGTTGTTCGTTTTTTTGCTTAATAGTTTACTTTGTTGGAAAGTCTGAAGAATTTTGGTTTTATTAGTATTGTCATTTGCTATAGGCCAGTTTTGACCCCAATTCCCCTCAGATTGACACCTTGTCACAGTTAGTAAACCTCTTCCTAAGAAGGTTTCTAGCGATTTAATCATTATATCGAACAATAGCTGATCTTGTCTGTAATTGGCTGTCTCCTAGGCTATAACGTGTCCCTGCTCTTTGACCTGGATGCGGTCCCGGCCAACAAGGAGGAAGTGATCCACCAGGCGGGCATGCTGAAGAGGAACTGCTTTGCCTCTGTATTTGAGAAATACTTCAAGTTCCAGGAGGAGggcaaggagggagagaagagggccGTGGTCCACTACAGAGACGACGAGTCCATGTAGGTGGCTGCTGCACTGCCTGGATGAAAATGTATAGAAGTAACCATAGACAAAACAAGGATGCTATTTGTTGTTGACCACTAAAAGTCTGAGGCTTTGGGTGGGGGGGGTTCTTCTAaaacatggaattgttttaaggtggtCATGACatagatcatttagctatttgatttggaattttaggacccctgtaggtatCAAAACAATTACTTGTTAAAATATAGAATTTtgcctttactgctatagcccctaaaaacacattgaataagTGTGTATGTATATCTCAATCACACACACTACCGGTCAAGCTTtaaaaacacctactcattcaaggctttcttcttattggtgtcctttagtagtggtttctttgcagaaattcaaccatgaaggcctgattcacgcagtctcctctgaacagttgatgttgaaatgtgtctgttacttgaatgcTGAATCacttattttggctgcaatctgaggctggtaactgtaatgattttatcctctgcagcagaggtaactttgggtcttcctttcctgtggcggttctcatgagagccagtttcatcatagcgcttgatagtttttgcgactacgcttgaagaaactttcaaagtttaaatgtccatattgactgacctccatgtcttaaagtaatgatggactgttgtttctctttgcttatttgagctgctcttgccataatatggacttggtcttttaccaaatagggctatcctctgtataccacccctatcttgtcacaacacaaccgattggctcaaaagcattaagaaggaaagaaattccacaaattaacttttaacaaagcacacctgttaatttaaatgcattccaggtgactacctcatgaagctgggcatcaaggcaaagggtggctactttgaagaatctcccatatcaaatatattttgatttgtttaacactttttgcttactacatgattccatgtgtgttatttaatatttttgatgtcttcactattattctacaatgtagaaaataaagaaactcttgaatgagtaggtgtctaaacctttgactggtactgtatatattttttaatccaagaaaccttttttttttttactgccagTATTCCATGTCACCAAGTTGACTACTGGTTGTTGACATGTTTCTGTTTGTCCTCAGGTATCTGGAGGCCAAGAAGGACAGAGTGACAGTGGTGTTCAGCACTGTGTTCAAAGACGATGATGATGTCATCCTTGGGAAAGTGTTCATGCAGGTAAAACAATATTTCTCTCTCAAGTAGTGAtgtatgacatttttggccgataccgatatccaatattttccttgccaaaaaaaacaCCAATACCGATATTTAACCttttagcggccttttaagcattctagtacagttaaatagataacacacacatgcaagcagcggtctaaggcactgcagtccctggttcgaaaccaggctgtatcacatccggccgtgattgggagtcccgtagggcggcgcacaattggcccagtgtcgtccggttttggctgtcattgtaaataacaatttgttcttaattaactgacttgcctagttaaataaaggttaccaCACTGGCAAAAGTTTAAAAAATTGGCATGTACGTACAAATTTGGCAtgccattaccagtaaaacataatcaaacctaatttctttcacttacttgctgttcATATGTTCAGTCGTCTCATTCTCAACCAGAATTTCATCATACATGtaaagcagtgaagtttcagctctgtctgtccgtggcctctcttcctcggtgcacactgtcactgtgtctgtttccatcttgtccagctctgtctgtccgtggcctctcttcctcggtgcacactgtcactgtgtctgtttccatcttgtccagctctgtctgtccgtggcctctcttcctcggtgcacactgtcactgtgtctgtttccatcttgtccagctctgtctgtccatggcctctcttcctcggtgcacactgtcactgtgtctgtttccatcttgtccagctctgtctgtccgtggcctctcttcctcggtgcacactgtcactgtgtctgtttccatcttgtccagctctgtctgtccgtggcctctcttcctcggtgcacactgtcactgtctctgtttccatcttgtccagctctgtctgtccgtggcctctcttcctcggtgcacactgtcactgtgtctgtttccatcttgtccagctctgtctgtccatggcctctcttcctcggtgcacactgtcactgtgtctgtttccatcttgtccagctctgtctgtccgtggcctctcttcctcggtgcacactgtcactgtgtctgtttccatcttgtccagctctgtctgtccgtggcctctcttcctcggtgcacactgtcactgtctctgtttccatcttgtccagctctgtctgtccgtggcctctcttcctcggtgcacactgtcactgtgtctgtttccatcttgtccagctctgtctgtccgtggcctctcttcctcggtgcacactgtcactgtctctgtttccatcttgtccagctctgtctgtccgtggcctctcttcctcggtgcgcactgtcactgtcactgtttccatcttgtccagctgtgtatgtaacatttcacgtaaacccctGTCTCTTGTCTGCATCGAGGTAGAGATCCTTGTacatagcatcgagcatggtggccgACACAGTAAAGAGAATGCCACCGActcgcttgttcacagcctgtgtgggcagttttgttgagcaggcgtttcaatgccgTGACAGAGGGCATCACGGCTGCAGTTGATCagcttatttctccagtcagttgttTTGAATGGAGCTAGCTACTGTGTTCATGTTTCCATGTTTCAAACATATtatcaaatgccattgaaatggcagcagcagtATGACAACCAGCACATTCATGAGCATGAAATATGACTTTCCACATTACGACATCCTCGTCGACCCATGGGGTcggcatgctcatggggctgatatcgctagtccaaatgtcagtcgtgaagctaatagcagtgactctattgctgtgtaactccggtagggcaacatctgaaaaatagcacacTCTGTAGTATGTACCGGTTCTCGACCAGTcggtgaaagccaacatcacccacgccAGAGAACggttgtcaagggcaatgaattccattctTGCCGATAATGGATTTGGCCTTTGAGTAGTCTCGCTGAAAGGTTCTTacatcatgtacctacgttataggtatgcacgtcagctacCTACgttataggtatgcacgtcagctttgacatgggtattgcacatcggcgttaaactagaaaTATTGGGTCGATGCTGCCATTTTTAGCTACTAttggccgattccgatatgttcactgatatatcgtgcatccctactcCAGTTTATCACCCTTAACAGGAACCGCCTCTCACATGATTAAAATGAGCTTGGCACCACTATGTACGGTACAAagcgatgtaatttacaatacagtatgtatgtCCATATGGTTGTGAAAAGGAGAAAGGTTGCCAAAGTATCTTTGCACTGTTGCCTAAAGGTAGTTCACTACCGTAATGCAGAAACCCCATCACCTCCATGTCTGTGCAAATGATTTATGAAATATCTTATTTGCTCTCTACAGTATTAGGTATTTGTCATGGACAAACTTAGTGTGTGTCGCTCTCTGTATGTGTCTCACGGTCTGTGTTGCTCTCTGTGTGTAGGAGTTTAAGGAGGGTCGGCGAGCTAGTCACACTGCCCCCCAGGTTCTGTTCAGCCACCGGGAGCCGCCCCTGGAGCTGAAGGACACTGACGCCGCCGTTGGAGACAACATCGGCTACATCACCTTCGGTCTGTACCAAccattcccaggttttccagaaaatCCAGAATCTTCCAACCAGGTTTTCTGCTTATTCTATTCTGATTCCTGGAATCTTCCAAATGGGATGTTGGGCCTTCCTGGGAATTACATGGGTTTACTGTACAAGATGGTGCCTAGAGCTGAATTGTGTGaccattaaatatatattttttacttttacttcaacTAGACATGCAATTAATTAGTCGTTTCCCAACGCTAGTGACATGATAGAAAGTAGTCAGTGGATGATCATAAACAAACATTAGCTTGAATATCAGGTCAGTCATCAGCCTAATTCCAATGTCTTTGTGGTAATGTGTGttatttctcctgtcctctcagtcCTGTTCCCACGTCACACCAACGCCAACGCCAGAGACAACACCATCAACCTCATCCACACCTTCAGGGACTACCTGCACTACCACATAAAGTGCTCCAAGGTGACTTCCCTAACTAGTATACTAACTAGGACCCTATTAGTAACTTCTGCACTGCCCAAACTAGGACACTACTATACCTGCACTACCCATTATAGTGCTCCTTGATGAGCACTAACTATTGCCCTTACTAGGGCCCTACCATACCTGCACTACCATGTAAAGGAACAGTTTTCTGGACATAGATTAAGTAAGGGTTGAGGGAATAACTTTACCAGCACTAGCATGGTAAAACCCTGCAGTCTGTGATCATAAAGGTATCTGATGGGCTTTCCATCATAAACAGTTACGGGCGTGTAAATATGTGCTTTTCAGATTCCTGCCTGGTATGAGTTGAG
The genomic region above belongs to Oncorhynchus kisutch isolate 150728-3 linkage group LG16, Okis_V2, whole genome shotgun sequence and contains:
- the LOC109884191 gene encoding actin-related protein 2/3 complex subunit 2-B produces the protein MILLEINNRIIEETLTLKFDGASNGTKPEAVEVTFADFDGVLYHISNPDGDKTKLMVSISLKFYKELQEHGADELLKRVYGNFLVSPEACYNVSLLFDLDAVPANKEEVIHQAGMLKRNCFASVFEKYFKFQEEGKEGEKRAVVHYRDDESMYLEAKKDRVTVVFSTVFKDDDDVILGKVFMQEFKEGRRASHTAPQVLFSHREPPLELKDTDAAVGDNIGYITFVLFPRHTNANARDNTINLIHTFRDYLHYHIKCSKAYIHTRMRAKTSDFLKVLNRARPDAEKKEMKTMSGKTFSR